The following are encoded together in the Clostridia bacterium genome:
- the hisF gene encoding imidazole glycerol phosphate synthase subunit HisF, protein MITKRIIPCLDVRDGRVVKGVNFEGLRDVSSPVELAEYYDKNGADELVFYDITASAEGRSLFTDALRETASKVFIPLTVGGGINTLDDFDRVLKCGADKVSVNSGAIRDPSLIEKAAKRYGDQCVVLSVDCKRVGGRYVVFARGGRDDTGIDAIEWVKRGVASGAGEIVLNSIDTDGVKGGFDIEMLRDVCGNAGVPVIASGGAGGIEDFVTLFREAPNVDAGLAASIFHFREVTIPDLKNALAEAGVNVRRVKV, encoded by the coding sequence ATGATAACGAAACGCATCATTCCCTGCCTCGACGTCCGCGACGGACGAGTGGTCAAGGGCGTCAACTTCGAAGGGCTGCGGGACGTGTCCTCCCCCGTCGAGCTGGCCGAATACTACGACAAAAACGGCGCGGACGAGCTGGTCTTTTACGACATCACCGCTTCCGCCGAGGGGCGCTCGCTCTTCACCGACGCGCTGCGCGAAACCGCAAGCAAGGTCTTCATTCCGCTCACCGTCGGCGGCGGGATAAACACGCTCGACGACTTCGACCGCGTGCTCAAATGCGGCGCGGACAAGGTCAGCGTCAACTCCGGCGCGATACGCGATCCCTCGCTCATCGAAAAGGCGGCGAAGCGTTACGGCGATCAGTGCGTCGTCCTCTCCGTAGACTGCAAGCGCGTCGGCGGCAGGTACGTCGTCTTCGCGCGCGGAGGCCGCGACGACACCGGCATCGACGCGATCGAATGGGTAAAGCGCGGAGTCGCGTCCGGCGCGGGCGAGATAGTGCTCAACTCCATCGACACCGACGGAGTCAAGGGCGGCTTCGATATCGAAATGCTACGCGACGTCTGCGGAAACGCCGGCGTTCCGGTCATCGCTTCCGGCGGCGCGGGCGGCATAGAGGACTTCGTCACCCTCTTCCGCGAAGCGCCGAACGTCGACGCGGGACTCGCCGCTTCGATATTCCACTTCCGCGAAGTGACGATCCCCGATTTGAAAAACGCGCTCGCCGAAGCGGGCGTGAACGTCCGGAGGGTAAAAGTATGA
- a CDS encoding bifunctional phosphoribosyl-AMP cyclohydrolase/phosphoribosyl-ATP diphosphatase HisIE, translating to MKLINANELKYGADGLIPAVVVDAETGKVLTVAYMNAESLGITMKEGRTCFWSRSRGELWRKGETSGNVQHVVDITADCDLDALLVRVKKDGPACHTGSDSCFFNAVYVSDENSAFSLDALMELIKGRKTDKKEGSYTTYLFEKGIDKILKKIGEESTEVIVAGKGGDRAETIYEIADLCYHVMVLMAEMGISNDEILRELASRHVIDRKVKQEKMV from the coding sequence ATGAAACTGATAAACGCAAACGAACTGAAATACGGCGCCGACGGTCTGATCCCCGCGGTCGTCGTCGACGCGGAGACCGGCAAGGTGCTCACCGTCGCCTATATGAACGCCGAATCGCTCGGAATCACGATGAAGGAGGGGCGCACCTGCTTCTGGTCGCGTTCGCGCGGCGAGCTCTGGCGCAAGGGCGAGACCTCCGGCAACGTTCAGCACGTCGTCGATATCACCGCCGACTGCGACCTCGACGCGCTGCTCGTACGCGTCAAAAAGGACGGGCCCGCCTGCCACACCGGCAGCGACAGCTGCTTCTTCAACGCCGTCTACGTTTCCGACGAGAACTCCGCCTTCTCCCTCGACGCGCTGATGGAGCTCATCAAGGGGCGCAAGACCGACAAAAAGGAAGGCAGCTACACCACCTACCTCTTCGAAAAAGGCATAGACAAGATACTTAAAAAGATCGGCGAGGAATCCACCGAGGTCATCGTCGCCGGCAAGGGCGGCGACCGCGCCGAAACGATATACGAGATTGCCGACCTCTGCTATCACGTCATGGTGCTGATGGCGGAAATGGGCATCTCAAACGACGAAATACTCCGCGAGCTCGCCTCGCGCCACGTCATCGACAGGAAGGTCAAACAGGAGAAAATGGTCTGA
- a CDS encoding argininosuccinate synthase, with protein MKKSDIKKVVLAYSGGLDTSIIIPWLKENYNNCEVIAVSGNVGQGTELDGLEEKALKTGASKLYIEDLRKEFVEDYIFPTVKAGAVYEGDYLLGTSFARPSIAKRIVEIAKAEGADAICHGCTGKGNDQVRFELTIKAFAPDMPVIAPWREWDIKSREEEIDYAEAHDIPLKINRETNYSKDKNLWHLSHEGLDLEDPANEPQYNKPGFLEMCVSPEQAPDTPTYMTLHFEKGIPTAIDGVEYGPVELVEKLNELGGKNGIGLADLVENRLVGMKSRGVYETPGGTILFRAHQVLETITLDRDTQHYKSLVAQKFAELVYFGQWFTPLREALSAFVDKTQETVTGDVKLKLYKGNIINAGVTSPYSLYDPEIATFDEDEVYNQADSAGFINLFGLPVKVAAKAKAKYQK; from the coding sequence ATGAAAAAATCAGACATCAAAAAGGTAGTTCTTGCATATTCCGGCGGACTTGATACTTCGATAATCATTCCGTGGCTGAAAGAGAATTACAACAACTGCGAAGTCATCGCCGTTTCCGGCAACGTCGGCCAGGGCACCGAGCTCGACGGCCTCGAGGAGAAGGCGCTGAAGACCGGCGCTTCCAAGCTCTATATCGAGGATCTGCGCAAGGAGTTCGTCGAGGATTACATCTTCCCGACCGTCAAGGCGGGCGCCGTCTACGAGGGCGACTACCTGCTCGGCACCTCCTTCGCCCGTCCCTCCATCGCCAAGCGCATCGTCGAGATCGCGAAGGCGGAGGGCGCGGACGCCATCTGCCACGGCTGCACCGGCAAGGGCAACGACCAGGTCCGCTTCGAGCTGACGATAAAGGCGTTCGCGCCTGATATGCCCGTCATCGCCCCCTGGCGCGAATGGGACATCAAGAGCCGCGAGGAAGAGATCGACTACGCCGAGGCGCACGACATCCCGCTGAAGATCAACCGCGAGACGAACTATTCCAAGGACAAGAACCTCTGGCACCTCTCGCACGAGGGACTCGACCTCGAGGATCCCGCCAACGAGCCGCAGTACAACAAGCCCGGCTTCCTCGAAATGTGCGTTTCGCCCGAGCAGGCGCCCGATACTCCCACCTATATGACGCTCCACTTCGAGAAGGGTATCCCCACCGCGATAGACGGCGTTGAGTACGGTCCCGTCGAGCTCGTGGAAAAGCTCAACGAGCTGGGCGGCAAGAACGGCATCGGCCTCGCCGACCTCGTGGAAAACCGCCTCGTCGGAATGAAGAGCCGCGGCGTTTACGAAACTCCCGGCGGCACGATCCTCTTCCGCGCCCATCAGGTGCTTGAAACGATCACCCTCGACCGCGACACCCAGCACTACAAGTCGCTCGTCGCGCAGAAGTTCGCCGAGCTCGTCTACTTCGGCCAGTGGTTCACCCCGCTGCGCGAGGCGCTCTCCGCCTTCGTCGACAAGACGCAGGAGACCGTCACCGGCGACGTCAAGCTCAAACTCTACAAGGGCAATATCATCAACGCCGGAGTCACCTCCCCCTACTCCCTCTACGATCCGGAGATCGCTACCTTCGACGAGGACGAGGTCTATAACCAGGCGGACAGCGCGGGCTTCATCAATCTCTTCGGACTGCCCGTGAAGGTCGCCGCCAAGGCGAAGGCGAAATACCAGAAATAA
- the argC gene encoding N-acetyl-gamma-glutamyl-phosphate reductase: MLNKPVIKVFIDGSAGTTGLRINERLRGLGGVEPLTLPEELRKDVSARTEAIAAADVAVLCLPDDAAREAAAIADSVGTAVIDASTAHRVAPGWAYGFPELSAAHRSAVESSNRVAVPGCHASGFVALVFPLVEAGVIPADAELTAFSLTGYSGGGKKMIAEYQSGARSALYGAPRQYALGQTHKHLPEMAAVTGLKKAPAFCPIVADFYSGMEVTVPLFADAINGGIDGIKEIYKAKYRGPVVNYTDSPDADGFLSAAAFSGRDDMAVSVFGNGERILLTARFDNLGKGASGAAVQCLNVMRGADETAGLVIGGSYE; the protein is encoded by the coding sequence ATGCTGAACAAACCGGTCATAAAAGTATTCATAGACGGCAGCGCCGGAACGACGGGACTGCGCATCAACGAACGCCTGCGCGGGCTCGGCGGAGTCGAACCGCTGACGCTCCCCGAGGAGCTGCGCAAGGACGTTTCCGCGCGCACGGAGGCGATAGCCGCCGCGGACGTCGCGGTGCTCTGCCTGCCGGACGACGCCGCGAGGGAGGCCGCCGCGATAGCCGATTCCGTCGGCACCGCGGTAATCGACGCCTCCACCGCGCACCGCGTCGCGCCCGGGTGGGCGTACGGCTTTCCGGAGCTTTCCGCCGCGCACAGAAGCGCCGTTGAAAGCTCGAACCGCGTCGCCGTCCCCGGCTGCCACGCGAGCGGCTTCGTCGCGCTGGTCTTCCCCCTCGTAGAGGCGGGCGTCATACCGGCGGACGCGGAGCTGACGGCGTTTTCGCTGACCGGATACAGCGGCGGCGGCAAGAAGATGATCGCCGAGTATCAGTCCGGAGCGCGCTCCGCGCTTTACGGCGCGCCGAGGCAGTACGCGCTCGGGCAGACGCACAAGCACCTGCCTGAGATGGCGGCGGTCACGGGGCTGAAAAAAGCCCCCGCCTTCTGCCCGATCGTCGCGGATTTCTACAGCGGCATGGAGGTCACCGTCCCGCTCTTCGCCGACGCGATAAACGGCGGGATTGACGGGATAAAAGAGATTTATAAAGCGAAGTACCGCGGGCCCGTCGTCAACTATACGGACAGCCCCGACGCCGACGGATTCCTTTCCGCCGCGGCGTTCTCGGGCAGGGACGACATGGCGGTAAGCGTTTTCGGCAACGGCGAGCGGATACTGCTCACGGCGAGGTTCGACAACCTCGGCAAGGGCGCTTCCGGAGCCGCCGTGCAGTGTCTGAACGTCATGCGCGGCGCCGATGAGACCGCGGGACTCGTTATCGGAGGCAGTTATGAGTGA
- the argJ gene encoding bifunctional glutamate N-acetyltransferase/amino-acid acetyltransferase ArgJ, with protein MSDFKHIPGGVCAAKGFKANGVHCGIRRSQSKRDLALIWSETPAAAAAVYTTNLVKGAPIAVTKANISDGFARAVICNSGNANTCNANGVEIAEQTCALLAEKLGVSASDVIVASTGVIGQPLDIAPIASGIPSLCEGLAADGSDLAAEAIMTTDTKLKSVSVSFEIGGTECRVGGIAKGSGMIHPNMATMLVFVTTDCAITPAMLQKALSADVEDSFNMISVDGDTSTNDMVCVMANGAAGNPVIDAEGAEFETFRAALAEVTVSLCRMIAGDGEGATKLLECSVTGAADAASAKTVAKSVICSSLLKAAMFGADANWGRVLCAVGYSGVDTDVSKIGVSFASCAGEIEVCRNGAGMEFSEEKAKEILSQSEIKINVSLGDGNASAVAWGCDLTYDYVKINGDYRT; from the coding sequence ATGAGTGATTTCAAGCATATACCGGGCGGCGTATGCGCCGCTAAGGGCTTTAAGGCGAACGGCGTACACTGCGGCATCCGCCGCAGTCAGAGCAAGCGCGATCTCGCGCTGATCTGGTCGGAAACTCCCGCCGCGGCCGCCGCCGTCTACACGACCAACCTCGTGAAAGGCGCGCCTATCGCGGTCACGAAGGCGAATATATCCGACGGCTTCGCCAGAGCGGTCATCTGCAACAGCGGCAACGCCAACACCTGCAACGCGAACGGAGTCGAGATCGCGGAGCAGACCTGCGCGCTGCTCGCCGAAAAGCTCGGCGTTTCCGCCTCCGACGTCATCGTCGCCTCAACCGGCGTAATCGGTCAGCCGCTCGATATAGCGCCGATCGCCTCCGGCATCCCCTCCCTCTGCGAAGGGCTCGCCGCCGACGGCTCCGACCTCGCCGCCGAAGCGATAATGACCACCGACACGAAGCTAAAATCCGTCTCCGTTTCGTTCGAGATAGGCGGAACCGAATGCCGCGTCGGCGGCATCGCGAAGGGCAGCGGAATGATACATCCGAATATGGCGACGATGCTCGTTTTCGTCACCACCGACTGCGCGATAACCCCCGCAATGCTCCAAAAGGCGCTCTCCGCCGACGTTGAGGACTCCTTCAACATGATAAGCGTCGACGGCGACACCTCCACAAACGATATGGTCTGCGTAATGGCCAACGGCGCGGCTGGCAACCCCGTCATCGACGCCGAAGGCGCGGAGTTTGAAACCTTCCGCGCCGCGCTCGCGGAAGTCACCGTTTCGCTCTGCAGGATGATCGCCGGCGACGGCGAGGGCGCGACGAAGCTGCTCGAATGCAGCGTCACCGGCGCCGCGGACGCCGCTTCCGCGAAGACGGTCGCGAAAAGCGTGATATGCTCCTCCCTGCTGAAAGCCGCGATGTTCGGCGCCGACGCCAACTGGGGCCGCGTGCTCTGCGCCGTCGGCTACAGCGGAGTCGATACCGACGTTTCGAAGATAGGCGTTTCCTTCGCCTCCTGCGCCGGAGAGATCGAAGTCTGCAGAAACGGAGCGGGCATGGAGTTCTCGGAAGAGAAAGCCAAAGAGATACTCTCGCAGAGCGAGATAAAAATAAACGTGTCGCTGGGCGACGGAAACGCCTCCGCTGTCGCGTGGGGCTGCGACCTGACCTACGACTACGTGAAGATCAACGGAGATTACAGAACGTGA
- the argB gene encoding acetylglutamate kinase, which yields MNISNAARAEILTQALPYIREYYDKTVVVKYGGNAMINEELKEAVMGDLVLLSLIGIKVVLVHGGGPEITETLAKIGKKSEFVNGLRVTDKETVDVVQMVLAGKINKNLVNLLEGKGGRAMGLCGIDGHMLRARPISAELGYVGEITEVDIKPINDLLEKGYIPVVSSVGCDEDGNVYNINADSAAAAIAGAVNAECLISMTDISGILRDKDDPSTLIPQVTVAEAPQLVRDGVISGGMIPKIDCCIEAINKGVRKVFIIDGRVPHAILIEILTDEGVGTMII from the coding sequence ATGAACATTTCAAACGCCGCGCGCGCCGAGATACTTACACAGGCGCTCCCCTACATCCGCGAATACTACGACAAGACCGTCGTCGTCAAATACGGCGGCAACGCGATGATAAACGAAGAGCTGAAGGAGGCCGTCATGGGCGACCTCGTTCTGCTTTCGCTTATCGGAATAAAGGTCGTGCTCGTCCACGGCGGCGGGCCGGAAATAACCGAAACGCTCGCAAAGATCGGCAAGAAGAGCGAGTTCGTCAACGGCCTGCGCGTCACCGACAAGGAAACCGTCGACGTCGTGCAGATGGTGCTGGCGGGCAAGATAAACAAGAACCTCGTCAACCTGCTCGAAGGCAAGGGCGGCCGCGCGATGGGGCTCTGCGGCATAGACGGACATATGCTCCGCGCCAGGCCGATAAGCGCCGAGCTCGGCTACGTCGGCGAGATAACCGAGGTGGATATCAAGCCGATAAACGACCTGCTTGAAAAGGGCTATATCCCGGTCGTTTCCTCCGTCGGCTGCGACGAGGACGGCAACGTCTACAACATCAACGCGGACAGCGCCGCCGCCGCGATAGCGGGCGCGGTAAACGCCGAATGCCTCATCTCCATGACCGACATCAGCGGCATTCTGCGCGATAAGGACGACCCCTCCACGCTTATTCCGCAGGTCACGGTCGCAGAGGCGCCGCAGCTCGTCAGGGACGGCGTCATCTCCGGCGGCATGATCCCGAAGATAGACTGCTGCATCGAGGCGATAAACAAGGGCGTGCGCAAGGTCTTCATCATCGACGGCCGCGTTCCGCACGCGATACTGATAGAAATACTCACCGACGAAGGCGTCGGCACTATGATAATCTGA
- a CDS encoding acetylornithine/succinylornithine family transaminase → MDTVRKDNEYIANTYSRFPLTLTRGRGSLLYDENGKEYVDLGTGIAVNGFGVADSVWAGAVTMQLNTLPHTSNLYYSAPCAELAEELCKRTGMKKVFFSNSGAEANECAIKAARKYAEDKGNAGAKIITLKNSFHGRTLATLAATGQDTFHKDFLPVTPGFAYVDPASPEALEAAVAEGGVCAIMIEVVQGEGGVVPLKPEFAAKAASLAAENDILLICDEVQIGNGRSGALYGYMNYGLKPDIVTTAKGLGGGLPIGATLLGEKVKDTLTPGSHGSTFGGNPVCCAGALSIIKRIDDKLLAGVRERSEYIFSELSGAKGVVSVSGMGLMIGVETVRPAADVIADCMAEGVLVIKAKNKVRLLPALNIPTELLKAAVRTLKEVCAK, encoded by the coding sequence ATGGATACCGTACGCAAGGATAACGAATATATCGCGAACACCTACTCGCGCTTTCCGCTCACGCTGACGCGCGGGCGGGGTTCCCTTTTATATGACGAAAACGGGAAAGAATACGTAGACCTCGGCACCGGCATCGCGGTCAACGGCTTCGGCGTCGCCGACTCCGTCTGGGCGGGCGCGGTGACGATGCAGCTCAACACCCTGCCGCATACGTCGAACCTCTACTACTCCGCCCCCTGCGCCGAACTCGCCGAGGAACTTTGCAAGCGCACCGGGATGAAAAAGGTCTTCTTCTCCAACAGCGGCGCCGAGGCGAACGAATGCGCGATAAAGGCCGCGCGGAAGTACGCCGAGGACAAGGGCAACGCCGGAGCGAAGATAATCACGCTGAAAAACAGCTTCCACGGCCGCACCCTCGCGACTCTCGCCGCGACCGGACAGGATACCTTCCACAAGGACTTCCTGCCCGTCACCCCCGGCTTCGCGTACGTCGATCCGGCATCGCCCGAAGCGCTCGAAGCCGCCGTCGCCGAAGGCGGCGTATGCGCGATAATGATAGAGGTCGTGCAGGGCGAGGGCGGCGTAGTGCCGCTGAAGCCCGAGTTCGCGGCGAAGGCCGCTTCGCTCGCCGCGGAAAACGATATCCTGCTCATCTGCGACGAGGTGCAGATCGGCAACGGCCGCAGCGGCGCGCTTTACGGCTACATGAACTACGGGCTGAAGCCCGATATCGTCACCACCGCGAAGGGGCTCGGCGGCGGCCTTCCCATCGGCGCGACGCTGCTGGGCGAAAAGGTGAAGGACACCCTCACCCCCGGCTCCCACGGCTCCACCTTCGGCGGCAACCCCGTCTGCTGCGCCGGCGCGCTCTCGATAATCAAGCGCATCGACGATAAGCTCCTCGCCGGAGTCCGCGAACGGAGCGAGTATATCTTCTCCGAGCTTTCCGGCGCGAAGGGCGTCGTTTCCGTCAGCGGTATGGGGCTGATGATCGGAGTCGAGACCGTCCGTCCCGCCGCCGACGTCATCGCCGACTGTATGGCGGAGGGCGTTCTCGTGATAAAAGCGAAAAACAAGGTCCGGCTGCTGCCGGCGCTGAACATACCGACGGAGCTGCTTAAAGCCGCCGTCAGAACGCTCAAGGAGGTCTGCGCAAAATGA